In one Sphingobacterium daejeonense genomic region, the following are encoded:
- a CDS encoding homogentisate 1,2-dioxygenase, with amino-acid sequence MPLYHQLGKIPQKRHTVFRKDDGELYSEELVSTHGFSSVYSLVYHCYPPTIVKEIKDPYDVSPKVAREKHLKHTSLKGFQVKPKADYLESRTPVLVNSDLHISLAAPQDSMSDYFYKNSQADEVIFIHEGTGTLRTGYGEIKFSYGDYLVIPRGVIYQIDFDTDKNRLFIVESFEPIRTPKRYRNEFGQLMEHSPFCERDIRKPQNLKTYDEKGDFEVKIKKQGLIYPYIYGTHPFDFVGWDGYHYPWAFSIHDFMPITGMLHQPPPVHQTFETNSFVLCSFLSKDV; translated from the coding sequence ATGCCACTTTATCATCAATTGGGAAAAATCCCTCAAAAACGACACACCGTTTTCAGAAAGGACGATGGTGAGCTTTATTCAGAAGAACTTGTCTCCACCCACGGGTTTTCGAGCGTATATTCCTTGGTATACCACTGTTATCCACCGACGATTGTAAAAGAAATCAAGGATCCTTATGATGTTTCGCCCAAAGTAGCTAGGGAAAAACATCTGAAGCACACAAGTCTAAAAGGATTCCAGGTGAAGCCAAAAGCCGATTATTTAGAAAGTCGTACTCCTGTTCTGGTCAACTCCGACCTTCATATCTCTTTGGCAGCGCCACAGGATTCCATGAGCGATTATTTTTACAAGAACAGTCAAGCTGATGAAGTTATTTTTATTCATGAAGGAACAGGTACTTTGAGGACTGGATATGGAGAGATAAAATTCAGCTATGGCGATTACCTGGTTATCCCTAGAGGTGTAATCTATCAAATAGATTTTGATACGGATAAAAATAGATTATTCATTGTAGAATCCTTTGAACCGATCCGTACTCCCAAGAGATATCGAAATGAATTTGGACAATTGATGGAGCATTCTCCATTCTGTGAGCGCGATATCAGAAAGCCACAAAACCTGAAAACATACGACGAAAAAGGTGATTTTGAGGTTAAGATCAAAAAACAAGGATTGATATATCCATATATTTATGGAACTCATCCATTTGATTTTGTAGGATGGGATGGTTATCATTATCCTTGGGCATTTTCAATTCATGATTTTATGCCGATTACAGGGATGCTGCATCAGCCACCTCCCGTTCATCAAACCTTTGAAACCAATTCATTTGTCCTTTGCAGTTTTTTGTCCAAGGATGTATGA